One genomic window of Candidatus Kuenenia stuttgartiensis includes the following:
- a CDS encoding aldehyde dehydrogenase family protein — translation MKGKNYINGAFVDSASSEVFESRNPAYCDEVLGTFPLSSADDVNNAVLAAKTAYDTWRKISRIRRGEYLDELAQLLKKDREAISQLVSKECGKGIAEGRADVTEGIHMVQYIFGTTRMPHGDIIDSEIVEKDSFMRRRPKGVVAAITPWNFPFAIPLWLICPSVVEGNTVVLKPSRETPCVANKIAEYVHAAGFPPGVINVIHGGCGDALVRHSDTQVILFTGSCEVGEGIKKIAAESYNKMCACEMGGKNAIIVLDGANMEIAVNASILSAFKTSGQRCTSAGRLILHVNMLEEFEKRFVELAKRIKIGNPLDEEVFMGPVINQAATEKILRYNDFAKNEGAEVLLDGSRLTGGGYDKGYFMSPFVYRMKNNPKSRVLHEEVFGPHVAIIPVESIDEAINVYNDTEYGLSCAVITEDFRKARRIRDDCEYGLGYVNLPTIGAEVHLPFGGLKKSGTGLPSASTLIDAVTHRTAWTVNHDLEIKMAQGLSAKLS, via the coding sequence ATGAAGGGTAAAAACTACATCAATGGCGCATTTGTTGATAGTGCTTCATCTGAAGTGTTTGAAAGCAGAAATCCGGCGTATTGTGATGAGGTGCTAGGGACATTTCCCCTTTCTTCTGCAGATGACGTCAATAATGCGGTGCTGGCGGCAAAGACCGCTTATGATACATGGAGAAAAATTTCACGGATAAGACGCGGCGAATATCTTGATGAATTGGCGCAGTTGCTGAAAAAAGACAGAGAAGCCATCTCTCAGTTGGTATCGAAAGAATGCGGGAAAGGGATTGCGGAAGGGCGTGCGGATGTAACGGAAGGCATTCATATGGTTCAATATATATTTGGCACAACAAGGATGCCGCATGGCGATATTATTGATTCGGAGATTGTAGAAAAAGACTCCTTCATGCGACGGAGGCCAAAAGGTGTTGTTGCCGCAATTACGCCATGGAATTTTCCCTTTGCGATTCCACTATGGCTGATTTGTCCCTCTGTAGTGGAGGGGAATACCGTTGTGTTAAAACCGTCCCGGGAGACGCCTTGCGTCGCTAATAAAATTGCAGAATATGTGCATGCTGCAGGATTTCCTCCCGGAGTAATTAATGTAATACATGGAGGTTGTGGAGATGCGTTGGTAAGACATTCCGATACACAGGTAATATTGTTTACCGGTTCATGTGAAGTTGGTGAAGGGATAAAGAAGATTGCTGCTGAATCCTATAACAAAATGTGCGCCTGCGAGATGGGGGGGAAAAATGCGATAATAGTTCTCGATGGCGCCAATATGGAGATAGCGGTGAATGCCTCTATTCTCAGCGCCTTTAAAACTTCAGGGCAGAGATGTACTTCCGCAGGCAGGTTGATTTTACATGTGAATATGCTTGAAGAATTTGAAAAGAGATTTGTTGAACTCGCCAAACGGATTAAAATCGGCAACCCTCTTGACGAAGAGGTATTTATGGGACCAGTTATAAATCAAGCAGCAACAGAAAAAATTTTACGATATAACGATTTTGCAAAGAATGAGGGGGCGGAGGTATTGCTTGACGGCTCCAGGCTTACTGGCGGGGGATATGATAAGGGGTACTTTATGTCTCCTTTTGTATATCGAATGAAAAATAATCCAAAGAGCCGTGTTCTCCATGAGGAGGTCTTTGGGCCTCATGTGGCGATTATCCCTGTGGAAAGTATTGATGAGGCTATTAATGTGTATAATGATACAGAATATGGTCTTTCCTGTGCAGTAATTACGGAAGATTTTCGAAAGGCGAGGCGGATAAGGGATGACTGTGAATACGGACTTGGGTATGTTAATTTACCTACAATAGGCGCGGAGGTACATTTGCCGTTTGGGGGACTGAAAAAGAGCGGGACCGGTCTCCCTTCCGCAAGCACTTTGATAGATGCGGTAACACACCGCACGGCATGGACGGTGAATCATGATTTAGAAATAAAAATGGCGCAGGGGCTTAGCGCTAAATTATCTTAG